In Patulibacter sp. SYSU D01012, a single window of DNA contains:
- a CDS encoding VOC family protein: MPRMIFPNLPVKDVQAARAFYEALGFAINETFCDEQTACVVIEQNIMVMLLEEEKFRSFITNEIAPRDTTEALLSLSCDSRDEVVDLAAKARAAGAERWNDPMDLGFMYGESFRDLDGHVVELVWMDPAAAAAGPPEDAQAATA, translated from the coding sequence ATGCCCCGCATGATCTTCCCCAACCTGCCCGTGAAGGACGTGCAGGCCGCCCGCGCCTTCTACGAGGCGCTGGGCTTCGCGATCAACGAGACGTTCTGCGACGAGCAGACCGCCTGCGTCGTGATCGAGCAGAACATCATGGTGATGCTGCTGGAGGAGGAGAAGTTCCGCAGCTTCATCACGAACGAGATCGCCCCGCGGGACACCACGGAGGCGCTGCTCTCGCTGTCGTGCGACAGCCGGGACGAGGTCGTCGACCTGGCCGCGAAGGCGCGGGCCGCCGGCGCGGAGCGGTGGAACGACCCGATGGACCTGGGGTTCATGTACGGCGAGAGCTTCCGCGACCTGGACGGCCACGTCGTCGAGCTCGTGTGGATGGACCCGGCCGCCGCGGCCGCGGGGCCGCCGGAGGACGCGCAGGCCGCCACGGCCTGA
- a CDS encoding NAD(P)H-binding protein, giving the protein MSTTTVLVLGGTGKTGRRVAAGLEARGVTARVASRSGATRFDWADRATWGPALDGASAVYVVAPDLGTGARETADEIGALVRQAAAAGVRRAVLLSVPDGGSVDLADAHAAERAVLGADLDGTVLRVHWFFQNFSEDFLRDPVLAGELRLPTGQGRDGFIDAEDIAAVAVAALLDDGHAGRVYELTGPRLMTFGDAADEIARAAGVAVRHVPVSADAFVRESVAQGLPEDAARLLAILYGKFARDELATLTDDVRTVLGRPPRDFADYAREAAAAGAWKDAVPAGS; this is encoded by the coding sequence ATGAGCACGACGACGGTTCTGGTCCTGGGCGGCACGGGGAAGACGGGGCGGCGCGTGGCCGCCGGCCTCGAGGCGCGGGGGGTGACCGCGCGGGTCGCCTCGCGTTCGGGCGCCACGCGGTTCGACTGGGCCGACCGCGCGACGTGGGGGCCGGCGCTCGACGGCGCCTCGGCCGTCTACGTCGTCGCGCCCGACCTCGGCACCGGCGCGCGCGAGACGGCGGACGAGATCGGCGCGCTCGTCCGGCAGGCGGCCGCCGCGGGCGTGCGCCGCGCGGTGCTGCTCTCCGTGCCCGACGGCGGCAGCGTCGACCTCGCCGACGCGCACGCCGCGGAGCGCGCGGTCCTGGGCGCCGACCTGGACGGGACCGTCCTGCGGGTCCACTGGTTCTTCCAGAACTTCAGCGAGGACTTCCTCCGCGATCCCGTCCTGGCCGGCGAGCTGCGCCTGCCCACCGGGCAGGGGCGCGACGGGTTCATCGACGCGGAGGACATCGCCGCCGTCGCCGTCGCCGCGCTGCTCGACGACGGGCACGCGGGCCGCGTCTACGAGCTGACGGGGCCGCGGCTCATGACCTTCGGCGACGCCGCCGACGAGATCGCGCGCGCCGCGGGCGTCGCGGTGCGCCACGTCCCGGTGAGCGCCGACGCGTTCGTGCGGGAGTCGGTCGCGCAGGGCCTGCCGGAGGACGCGGCCCGGCTGCTGGCCATCCTGTACGGCAAGTTCGCCCGGGACGAGCTGGCCACCCTGACCGACGACGTCCGCACCGTCCTGGGCCGCCCGCCCCGCGACTTCGCCGACTACGCGCGGGAGGCCGCCGCCGCGGGCGCCTGGAAGGACGCCGTCCCGGCCGGGTCGTAG
- a CDS encoding AraC family transcriptional regulator encodes MALVSPDRTDLLADLLDGVRATGAAFDRSVLRAPWSMRCDDGSPLALVVPLRGAVWVLPDGGAPARVCPDQVAILAGGAPYVLTDDPGSPPGSTLHRDARWAAPGAAGTAPAATTADDGARPAGDAEDPDASVLLTGRYTLDAGAPARLLGSLPPLAVVDDVEEDCPVSPGALDLLAHPRPGQQVLLDRTLELMLITALRAWLTRPGAEVPAWYAAHSDPVVGPALRLLHDDLAHPWTIAELAGRLHVSRAALAKRFAALVGQPPMSYLRHQRLELVAELLRDPDTTLDAAAARVGFSSAFALSATFKRECGVSPSAWRAAHGVAA; translated from the coding sequence GTGGCGCTCGTCTCCCCCGACCGCACCGACCTGCTCGCGGACCTGCTGGACGGGGTGCGGGCGACGGGGGCGGCGTTCGACCGGTCCGTGCTGCGCGCCCCGTGGTCCATGCGCTGCGACGACGGCTCGCCGCTGGCCTTGGTGGTCCCGCTGCGGGGCGCGGTGTGGGTGCTCCCCGACGGCGGTGCCCCGGCACGGGTCTGCCCGGACCAGGTCGCGATCCTCGCGGGCGGCGCCCCCTACGTTCTGACGGACGATCCGGGCAGCCCTCCCGGCTCGACGCTCCACCGCGACGCCCGATGGGCGGCCCCCGGAGCGGCGGGCACGGCGCCCGCGGCGACGACCGCCGACGACGGCGCGCGCCCGGCCGGCGACGCCGAGGACCCCGACGCCTCCGTCCTGCTCACGGGCCGCTACACGCTCGACGCGGGAGCGCCCGCGCGCCTGCTGGGCAGCCTGCCGCCGCTTGCGGTGGTCGACGACGTGGAGGAGGACTGCCCCGTCAGCCCGGGCGCCCTGGACCTGCTCGCGCACCCCCGCCCGGGCCAGCAGGTGCTGCTCGACCGCACCCTGGAGCTCATGCTCATCACCGCCCTGCGCGCGTGGCTGACGCGCCCGGGGGCCGAGGTGCCCGCGTGGTACGCCGCCCACAGCGACCCGGTCGTGGGGCCGGCGCTGCGGCTGCTGCACGACGACCTGGCCCACCCGTGGACGATCGCCGAGCTGGCCGGGCGGCTGCACGTCTCGCGCGCGGCGCTCGCCAAGCGCTTCGCCGCCCTCGTGGGGCAGCCGCCGATGAGCTACCTGCGCCACCAGCGGCTCGAGCTGGTCGCCGAGCTGCTGCGCGACCCCGACACGACCCTGGACGCGGCCGCGGCCCGCGTCGGCTTCTCCAGCGCGTTCGCGCTCAGCGCGACGTTCAAGCGCGAGTGCGGCGTGAGTCCCAGCGCCTGGCGGGCGGCGCACGGCGTCGCCGCGTAG